From the Hordeum vulgare subsp. vulgare chromosome 1H, MorexV3_pseudomolecules_assembly, whole genome shotgun sequence genome, the window AAGTCCATGGAGAAGATCCTACTCCATGGGGACTACAAGGACACCACCATGGGCAACACCAACGTCATGGTAACTAACATGCATTCACATACAATACAAAAATCCTAGCACTGTTTTTAATGGTGTTCACAACAAAATTGATCCATTTGGTTCATCAATATCTACACTAGGTTACCAAGTACACGCTGGACAACTCCTCTGCCTGCTTCATCAGCAACAAGTTCGACGACAAGGAGGTCAATGTGACCCTCGACGACGGCGCAACCCATGTCGTGCCCGCATGGTCCGTGAGCATCCTGCCGGACTGCAAGACCGTCGCGTACAACAGCGCCAAGATCAAGACACAGACGTCGGTGATGGTGAAGAGGCCGGGGGTGGAAACCGTGACGGATGGCCTTGCTTGGTCGTGGATGCCCGAGAACCTCCATCCTTTCATGACGGACGAGAAGGGTAACTTCAGGAAGAACGAGCTGCTCGAGCAGATCGCGACGTCGGGCGACCAGAGCGACTACCTATGGTACAGGACAAGGTAATCAAACATCTTGATGCTTAATACAGAACTACACTGTTGCATAAGATTGAAATATAAATTAATCTCTGGTGATGATCAAAATGTGCAGCTTGGAGCACAAGGGGGAATCGAACTACAAGTTGCACGTGAACACGACTGGCCATGAGCTCTACGCTTTCGTCAATGGCAAGCTTGTTGGTGAGCGTCCCAATATACTCTGAGTGGTTTGCACACTGATGGATTAATGAACTTGATCAAGCTAATGTTAATTGATTTGATTAATTGGCATGCAGGGAGGCACTACGCTCCTAATGGCGGATTCGTCTTCCAAATGGAGACACCGGTGAAGCTCCACTCTGGCAAGAACTACATCTCCCTCCTCAGCGCCACCATCGGGCTCAAGAACTATGGTGCTCTGTTCGAGATGATGCCCGCCGGCATCGTGGGAGGGCCGGTGAAGCTCGTCGACACCGTCACCAACACCACCGCCTACGACCTCTCCAACAGCTCCTGGTCCTACAAGGCCGGCCTCGCCGGCGAGTACAGGGAGACCCACCTCGACAAGGCCAAGGACCGCAGCCAATGGAGAGGCGGCACCATCCCGGTGCACCGCCCCTTCACCTGGTACAAGGCGACCTTTGAGGCCCCCACCGGTGAGGAGCCCGTGGTGGCGGACCTGCTGGGGCTCGGCAAGGGCGTGGTGTGGGTCAACGGCAACAACCTGGGCCGCTACTGGCCGTCATACGTCGCCGCGGACATGGACGGCTGCCGGCGGTGCGACTACCGCGGCACATTCATGGCGGATGGCGACGGGCAGAAGTGCCTCACTGGCTGCAACGAGCCGTCCCAGAGGTTCTACCATGTGCCACGGTCGTTCCTCAAGGCCGGCGAGCCCAACACGATGGTGCTGTTCGAGGAGGCCGGCGGCGACCCGACGAGGGTGAGCTTCCACACCGTCGCTGTCGGGGCGGCGTGCGTGGAGGCCGCCGAGGTCGGCGACGAGGTGGCGCTGGCGTGCAGCCATGGCAGGACCATCTCCAGCGTGGACGTGGCCAGCCTCGGCGTCACGCGCGGCAAGTGCGGCGCGTACCAGGGCGGCTGCGAGTCCAAGGCGGCGCTGGCGGCGTTCACGGCAGCGTGCGTCGGCAAGGAGTCGTGCACGGTGCGGCACACGGAGGACTTCCGCGCCGGGTCCGGGTGTGACTCCGGCGTGCTCACCGTGCAGGCAACCTGCTGATCCCCACATGAACCAAGGAATAAATTATAGTTAGTGTCGTTTAGGCTTAGTGTTAGCTAACGTCAATCAGGAGCTAGGCATATGTGTTAGGGGGCTAAGTAATTAGCCCAGAACAATTACATGGTTCGCTTCATGTGATTTTCGATGGAGATCATCGAGGTTAAACCAAGAATTTTTCGCCTCCTCGATCAGTTTGCTATAGGGTGAAGATTTtcggttgaagaaacaggcagacAATACATATGCgttggtaatttctatttcttataTACATATGGGTTTGCTTATTTGAATCACAAGTAACAACGTGGGAAAATAAATTTTGCACCTTTAATTAAATTAAATATTTAACAGCATCCACGTATAGTTTAAAAAAATTAACTTTTTCTACATAATGTTCCATTCATTTGGCACAAACAAATAcacttatttatttttaa encodes:
- the LOC123395085 gene encoding beta-galactosidase 1-like, yielding MERVSWQPLALLLLAAAAAVASGTEVGYDGRSMVIDGERRLLISGSIHYPRSTPEMWPDLIRKAKEGGLDAIETYVFWNGHEPRRRQYNFEGSYDIVRFFKEVQDAGMYAILRIGPYICGEWNYGGLPAWLRDISGMQFRMHNNPFEQEMETFTTLIVDKLKEAKMFAGQGGPIILSQIQNEYGNVMDKLNNDESASEYIHWCAAMANKQNVGVPWIMCQQDQDVPPNVINTCNGFYCHDWFPKRTDIPKIWTENWTGWFKAWDKPDFHRSAEDIAFSVAMFFQTRGSLQNYYMYHGGTNFGRTSGGPYITTSYDYDAPLDEYGNIRQPKYGHLKDLHNVLKSMEKILLHGDYKDTTMGNTNVMVTKYTLDNSSACFISNKFDDKEVNVTLDDGATHVVPAWSVSILPDCKTVAYNSAKIKTQTSVMVKRPGVETVTDGLAWSWMPENLHPFMTDEKGNFRKNELLEQIATSGDQSDYLWYRTSLEHKGESNYKLHVNTTGHELYAFVNGKLVGRHYAPNGGFVFQMETPVKLHSGKNYISLLSATIGLKNYGALFEMMPAGIVGGPVKLVDTVTNTTAYDLSNSSWSYKAGLAGEYRETHLDKAKDRSQWRGGTIPVHRPFTWYKATFEAPTGEEPVVADLLGLGKGVVWVNGNNLGRYWPSYVAADMDGCRRCDYRGTFMADGDGQKCLTGCNEPSQRFYHVPRSFLKAGEPNTMVLFEEAGGDPTRVSFHTVAVGAACVEAAEVGDEVALACSHGRTISSVDVASLGVTRGKCGAYQGGCESKAALAAFTAACVGKESCTVRHTEDFRAGSGCDSGVLTVQATC